From a single Cryptococcus neoformans var. neoformans B-3501A chromosome 3, whole genome shotgun sequence genomic region:
- a CDS encoding hypothetical protein (HMMPfam hit to DUF890, Protein of unknown function (DUF890), score: 184.1, E(): 2.7e-52), translating into MHQNNPYLKQKPDFARLASRYPKFAPFVSVSEDGYTSINFQDPTALRELTKCLLKEDWNLDVDLREDRLCPTIPNRLDYIYHVLDLEPHLPSSSLRPLRILDIGTGATAIYPILLARLRPDSRIVATGGFSYNHAKATLEKNNIPPSSITVLKSPTPDPILFPLLECKGKSEDWDLTICNPPFFASSQEMLQGMELKDRQAHAAPTASDNELITRGGELAFITSMIRESIDIGHRCTWYTTLVGKYSSLQPLIETLREFKIDNYFVINMKQSRTSRWILGWSHTMTRLPDSITRPYAIMENTTFAQLLPSSNTVRFNAPPTVSLTTLKAKVLDVLRTVALDPSKDSPDPSQYEGETQNSVLISPRINTWSRAARRMAARQESKAEPEGQGEASKPLTLFRCRIKYINSHTRPMDGSPSLEIDWLEGRREDREVWESFCNFLLSKLGLSRKRQAEAESDGRPLKSSGRRFQGNYARGRMAM; encoded by the exons ATGCATCAAAACAACCCATACCTGAAGCAGAAGCCAGATTTCGCTCGATTGGCTTCTAGATACCCAAAATTTGCTCCCTT CGTCAGCGTTTCCGAGGATGGATACACTTCTATCAACTTTCAGGATCCAACTGCTTTGAGGGAATTGACCAAGTGcttgttgaaagaagattggaaTCTGGATGTAGATTTGAGAGAGGACAGGCTTTGCCCAACT ATACCCAATAG GCTAGATTATATCTACCACGTGCTCGACCTCGAACCACACCTcccgtcctcttctttgagaCCTCTACGAATCCTTGATAT AGGAACAGGAGCGACGGCTATCTACCCTATTTTACTGGCTCGACTCCGCCCAGATTCTCGTATTGTTGCTACAGGTGGATT TTCCTACAACCATGCCAAGGCAACACTTGAGAAGAACAATATACCTCCGTCTTCAATCACCGTACTGAAATCACCTACACCTGATCcaatcctctttccattaTTGGAATGCAAGGGCAAGTCTGAGGACTGGGACCTCACAATATGTAATCCTCCCTTTTTTGCGTCCTCACAGGAAATGCTGCAAGGGATGGAACTAAAAGATAGACAAGCTCATGCA GCCCCGACTGCGTCTGATAATGAACTGATTaccagaggaggagaacTTGCTTTCATAACAAGTATGATACGAGAAAGTATTGACATAGGGCACAGGTGCAC GTGGTATACAACACTAGTGGGAAAGTACTCGTCTTTGCAGCCCCTCATAGAGACTTTGCGGGAATTCAAG ATTGACAACTACTTTGTCATCAATATGAAGCAATCCCGGACTTCTCGATGGATACTTGGCTGGTCTCACACCATGACACGACTTCCTGAT AGCATAACCAGACCCTATGCGATCATGGAAAATACGACATTTGCTCAGCTTTTACCATCTTCAAATACCGTGCGATTCAATGCCCCACCAACCGTATCGCTTACGACACTGAAAGCCAAGGTGCTCGATGTCCTTCGAACTGTCGCTTTAGACCCCTCGAAAGATAGTCCGGATCCTTCACAATATGAGGGTGAGACGCAGAACTCCGTACTGATCTCCCCCAGGATCAATACGTGGTCCCGGGCTGCTCGCCGAATGGCCGCAAGGCAAGAAAGCAAAGCGGAGCCAGAAGGTCAAGGGGAAGCGAGCAAACCACTTACCCTCTTTCGCTGTAGAATTAAGTACATCAATAGCCACACGAGGCCAATGGACGGATCACCATCTTTAGAGATTGACTGGCTCGAAGGGAGACGAGAAGATCGAGAAGTTTGGGAAAGTTTTTGCAATTTCTTGTTAAGCAAATTAGGATTAAGCAGAAAGCGTCAAGCGGAAGCCGAATCAGATGGTCGTCCTCTGAAAAGCTCAGGAAGACGGTTCCAGGGGAACTATGCAAGGGGCCGCATGGCGATGTAA